One genomic segment of Ricinus communis isolate WT05 ecotype wild-type chromosome 5, ASM1957865v1, whole genome shotgun sequence includes these proteins:
- the LOC8287381 gene encoding uncharacterized protein LOC8287381, which yields MCGSKKPPPIDRPSITYKWNKVEKGSSGVADFNIEEHASKHSQKKNQSAEPKNPELLSTTELISAVEHIWDRVKEKPDHNTSGSQKNVILGDLIAVDVDLGAFKDDDGGSCFSVDVWNDSNITTSVQTKLEFLSVTQKMSTFEPCSKRCTRPLFSLFFNGRTKYLNKSWNGKGLPSLAITCGMERIYGWMMDIIPAESWYPVSTTKIIEDKKIDRICILTSTISHAEGCIPTDATHAGNNFASKSADFYCDLFKLKDASLDDNMKVAMKTGTFNSLCSNCILGALHDSNTIGSVSRGPSSSLYVDYHINVLVPHRSAYGTFQHIAGDNTMDENTRKKPPKFVAEVKDSMDIRALPCERPHYGLAKQEHAYAGAFAGVFVSLCLHPVDTIKTVTQSYRTEQKSICDIGRSIVSERGVTGLYRGIASNIASSAPISAIYTFTYESVKGSLLPLFSKEYHSLAHCIAGGSASVATSFVFTPSERIKQQMQIGSHYHNCWKALVGIIRNGGLPSLYTGWGAVLCRNVPHSIIKFYTYESLKQFMWPSHNSTAQPITLQTLVCGGLAGSTAALFTTPFDVVKTRLQIQIPGSMSKYDSVFHALKEIGKNEGLKGLYRGLIPRLVMYVSQGALFFASYESFKGFFSLEVPQFGAQRNLNKECAGGDSNQ from the exons atgtgTGGAAGCAAGAAGCCTCCTCCAATCGATAGACCTTCAATTACATATAAGTGGAACAAAGTTGAGAAGGGTTCTTCTGGAGTTgctgattttaatattgaagAACATGCCTCCAAACATTCTCAGAAGAAAAACCAAAGTGCTGAACCCAAGAACCCTGAATTATTGAGCACAACAGAGCTCATCTCAGCAGTGGAGCATATATGGGATCGTGTAAAGGAAAAACCAGATCATAATACTAGTGGCTCTCAGAAAAATGTAATCTTGGGTGATCTAATCGCTGTGGACGTTGACTTAGGAGCGTTCAAAGATGATGATGGTGGTAGTTGCTTCAGTGTTGATGTCTGGAATGATAGTAATATCACAACTTCAGTGCAGACAAAGTTGGAGTTTCTTAGTGTAACCCAGAAGATGTCAACATTTGAACCTTGCAGTAAAAGATGTACTCGTCCATTATTCTCACTGTTTTTTAATGGAAGGACAAAGTACTTGAATAAATCTTGGAATGGAAAGGGGCTTCCAAGTTTAGCAATCACATGTGGCATGGAAAGGATATATGGTTGGATGATGGATATAATTCCTGCTGAATCTTGGTATCCTGTCAGCACCACTAAAATCATTGAGGACAAGAAAATCGATAGAATCTGCATTTTAACAAGTACAATCAGCCATGCAGAAGGCTGCATTCCTACGGATGCAACTCATGCTGGAAATAACTTTGCTTCAAAAAGTGCTGACTTCTATTGTGATTTGTTCAAATTAAAAGATGCATCATTGGATGATAATATGAAAGTGGCAATGAAAACAGGAACATTCAATTCCCTCTGCTCCAATTGTATCCTTGGGGCGCTCCATGATAGTAACACAATTGGTAGTGTTTCAAGGGGACCGAGTTCTAGTCTTTATGTTGATTATCATATCAACGTGTTAGTTCCACACAGAAGTGCATATGGAACATTCCAACATATCGCTGGTGATAATACAATGGATGAAAACACAAGAAAGAAGCCTCCCAAGTTTGTTGCTGAGGTCAAAGATTCAATGGATATTCGAGCGTTACCATGTGAAAGACCTCATTATGGCCTAGCTAAGCAAGAGCATGCTTATGCAGGCGCCTTTGCTGGGGTCTTTGTTAGCCTTTGTCTACATCCTGTTGATACAATAAAGACAGTTACCCAATCTTATCGCACGGAGCAGAAATCTATCTGTGATATTGGAAGGTCAATTGTTTCTGAAAGAG GGGTAACTGGACTTTATCGTGGAATTGCAAGCAATATTGCATCTTCAGCTCCAATTTCTGCCATTTACACTTTCACATATGAATCAGTTAAAGGATCTTTGCTTCCTCTTTTTTCTAAG GAATATCACTCTCTAGCCCATTGCATTGCAGGCGGATCTGCAAGCGTTGCCACTTCCTTTGTTTTTACTCCTAGTGAGCGTATAAAGCAGCAGATGCAAATCGGTTCACACTATCATAACTGCTG GAAAGCACTGGTTGGAATAATTCGCAATGGCGGTCTACCTTCGTTATATACTGGTTGGGGAGCTGTACTCTGTCGGAATGTTCCTCACTCAATTATAAAG TTCTACACATATGAAAGCTTGAAGCAGTTTATGTGGCCATCACACAATTCCACTGCCCAACCCATCACATTACAAACA CTAGTTTGTGGAGGACTAGCTGGATCCACTGCAGCTTTGTTCACAACTCCTTTTGATGTGGTGAAGACAAGACTCCAGATACAG ATTCCTGGTTCCATGAGCAAATATGACAGCGTGTTTCATGCCCTAAAAGAAATAGGCAAGAATGAAGGTCTGAAGGGCCTCTACAG
- the LOC8287382 gene encoding kinesin-like protein KIN-14J: MNIQQEIKFGRKGVYDTLNGSNGLEVHGKEMPEGILDGNLQSLVEWLNHMIPHLNLPLEASEEELRACLIDGTVLCSILNKLSPGLIEMRGNIEPGPEKIKMFLAAMDEMGLPRFVIADIQQGYMLPVLQCLGTLKAHFDHNGGKESTRSHSRRLWNLLLANTKGVHQHANALTHGEEKHQWEVESSEGIDRSQGQASTRGENSAIYREGRQRNSVDDKYQRGVHRPVISEPSALLHDSGHKFSDELPLKQGLYGDLSDSNILELMKSNGLDSASTRTLFSLANRILDDSTERKNGQLQHMTRILKKIVQVIEQRFSTQANNLKDQNNLYNVRTEKYQSRIRVLETLASGTTDEIEVLLSHLQQIKIEKIKIEQKEKLEEQDLRRLKEEKNHSDIEKLTLKQELELAKKTHEEHYLLLEDHAKETKVELEKKLKELESLLAESRNKVEELESFSESKSKRWRKKEGKYRSFMDHQFKALEELRASSESIKHEVLKTKRSYFEEFQCLGYKLKGLAEAAENYHSVLAENRRLYNEVQDLKGNIRVYCRVRPFLPGQCKKQTTIEYIGENGELVVSNPCKQGKDSHRLFKFNKVFGPATSQEEVFLDTRPLIRSVLDGYNVCIFAYGQTGSGKTYTMSGPNLLSEEDWGVNYRALHDLFQISQTRRSSMRYEVGVQMVEIYNEQVRDLLSSDGPHRRLGIWSTTQPNGLAVPDASMRSVKSTSDVLELMNIGLMNRAIGSTALNERSSRSHSVLTVHVRGMDLKTSTVLRGNLHLIDLAGSERVERSEATGDRLKEAQHINKSLSALGDVIFALAQKSAHVPYRNSKLTQVLQSSLGGQAKTLMFVQLNPDVDSYSETISTLKFAERVSGVELGAARSNKEGRDIRELMQQVTSLKDTITKKDEEIERLQLLKPNIDGMKHGMNLHRSASSSPRRHSTESPSHSPKATGGKGSGIEKGASDADNSSEYSEKRSETGSLQSVDDCRRQKGFLQQSKSMDDLRLQKDLLPQSKPRKDAGQNSKEDIDLLGFGDGDSDERLSDISDGGLSMGTETDSVEFTLFPEPAKSFDSARPFEAPEPAKSPEIARPVQVAKPTERAENTEKQQFTSKLPRPPQKLAQTRLSRMSLTKSATPKASSAPRKIALGSSSATRPPKRWQ, encoded by the exons ATGAACATTCagcaagaaataaaatttggtaGAAAGGGAGTGTATGATACCCTAAATGGAAGTAATGGATTGGAAGTTCACGGAAAAGAAATGCCTGAAGGCATCCTTGATG GTAACTTACAATCATTGGTCGAGTGGTTGAACCATATGATTCCTCATCTAAATTTGCCTTTGGAAGCTTCAGAGGAAGAATTAAGGGCATGCCTGATTGATGGCACTGTTTTATGTAGTATTTTGAACAAGCTGAGTCCTGGTTTAATTGAAATG AGAGGCAACATTGAGCCTGGAcctgagaaaataaaaatgtttctGGCAGCAATGGATGAAATGGGATTGCCTAGGTTTGTAATTGCTGACATACAGCAG GGCTATATGTTACCGGTTTTGCAGTGCCTTGGCACACTCAAAGCACATTTTGATCATAATGGTGGGAAAGAGAGTACACGCAGTCATTCAAGAAGGTTGTGGAATCTATTGTTGGCAAATACTAAAGGGGTGCATCAACATGCGAATGCATTGACACATGGAGAAGAGAAACATCAGTGGGAAGTAGAGTCTTCAGAAGGAATTGATCGTTCCCAGGGGCAAGCATCGACACGTGGAGAAAATTCTGCCATATATAGAGAAGGGAGGCAAAGAAATTCTGTTGATGACAAATACCAACGTGGTGTACATCGCCCTGTTATCTCAG AGCCGTCTGCTTTGCTGCATGATTCTGGACACAAGTTTTCTGATGAGTTGCCACTAAAGCAAGGGCTTTATGGTGATCTTTCGGATTCTAATATTTTggaattgatgaaatcaaatgGTTTGGAT AGTGCCTCAACTCGAACATTGTTCAGTCTAGCAAATAGGATATTGGATGATAGCACTGAAAGGAAGAATGGCCAGCTTCAGCAT ATGACACGGATATTGAAGAAAATAGTGCAAGTTATTGAACAACGATTTTCAACTCAAGCAAACAACTTGAAAGAT CAAAACAATCTTTACAATGTTCGCACAGAGAAGTACCAATCTAGAATAAGAGTACTCGAAACCCTTGCATCTGGGACCACTGATGAAATTGAG GTACTATTGTCACATCTACAACAGATAAAG attgagaaaatcaaaatagagcAGAAGGAAAAACTTGAAGAGCAGGATCTTCGCAGgttaaaagaagagaaaaatcatAGTGATATCGAGAAATTAACGCTGAAACAGGAACTAGAATTAGCCAAGAAGACACATGAAGAGCATTATTTACTGTTAGAAGACCATGCTAAGGAAACAAAGGTTGAATTGGAGAAGAAACTTAAGGAACTTGAGAGCCTTCTAGCAGAGTCAAGGAACAAGGTGGAAGAACTTGAGTCATTTTCTGAATCCAAGTCTAAAAGgtggagaaagaaagagggcAAGTACCGAAGCTTTATGGATCATCAATTTAAAGCTTTAGAG GAATTAAGGGCTTCGTCTGAATCTATAAAGCATGAAGTCTTGAAGACAAAAAGGAGTTACTTTGAGGAGTTCCAATGCTTGG GATATAAGCTGAAAGGACTAGCTGAAGCTGCGGAGAATTATCATTCTGTGCTTGCAGAAAATCGAAGACTATATAATGAAGTTCAAGATTTGAAAG GAAATATTAGAGTGTATTGTCGGGTACGGCCTTTCCTTCCAGGACAATGCAAGAAGCAAACAACCATAGAATACATTGGTGAAAATGGTGAATTGGTTGTTTCAAATCCCTGTAAACAAGGAAAAGACAGCCATAGACTCTTCAAATTTAACAAGGTTTTTGGTCCAGCAACTAGTCAAG AGGAGGTGTTTTTGGACACACGACCATTAATTCGATCTGTTCTTGATGGATATAACGTCTGTATTTTTGCTTATGGACAAACTGGCTCAGGGAAGACTTATACCATG AGTGGACCCAATTTATTATCAGAAGAAGATTGGGGGGTCAACTATCGTGCCTTGCATGATCTTTTCCAAATCTCTCAGACGAGGAGAAGCTCAATGAGATATGAAGTTGGTGTACAAATGGTTGAAATATACAATGAACAAGTTCGTGATCTACTCTCAAGTGATGGCCCTCACAGAAG ACTTGGGATTTGGAGTACAACCCAACCAAATGGCTTAGCTGTCCCTGATGCTAGCATGCGTTCTGTTAAATCAACTTCTGATGTTTTGGAGTTGATGAACATTGGGTTGATGAACCGAGCTATTGGTTCTACAGCTCTCAATGAAAGAAGCAGTAGATCCCACAG TGTTCTCACTGTCCATGTCCGTGGCATGGATTTGAAGACTAGTACTGTTTTGCGTGGCAATCTACACTTAATAGATCTTGCTGGCAGTGAAAGGGTGGAGCGATCTGAGGCAACTGGAGACAGGCTTAAAGAGGCacaacatataaataaatcactTTCCGCCCTTGGAGATGTGATATTTGCCTTGGCTCAAAAGAGCGCGCATGTGCCATACAGAAATAGCAAACTCACTCAAGTGCTGCAAAGTTCTTTAG GTGGTCAAGCAAAGACACTCATGTTTGTCCAGCTCAATCCAGATGTGGATTCCTATTCTGAAACTATTAGTACCTTGAAGTTTGCAGAAAGGGTTTCCGGTGTTGAGTTAGGCGCTGCAAGGAGCAACAAAGAGGGAAGGGATATTAGAGAACTTATGCAACAG GTGACATCCCTGAAGGACACCATCacaaagaaagatgaagagATTGAGCGGTTGCAGCTGCTTAAGCCTAATATCGATGGCATGAAGCATGGTATGAACCTACATAGGAGTGCTTCTTCCTCTCCAAGAAGACATTCAACTGAGAGTCCAAGTCATAGCCCTAAGGCAACTGGAGGGAAAGGGTCAGGAATTGAGAAAGGGGCTTCAGACGCTGATAATAGTTCAGAGTACAGTGAGAAACGTTCTGAAACTGGTTCTCTGCAGTCAGTGGATGACTGCAGACGTCAAAAGGGATTTTTGCAACAGTCAAAATCAATGGATGACTTACGACTTCAAAAGGATCTTCTTCCTCAGTCAAAGCCCAGAAAAGATGCTGGTCAGAATTCTAAAGAAGATATTGATCTTTTGGGGTTTGGAGATGGAGATTCTGATGAAAGATTAAGTGATATATCTGACGGTGGTCTTTCAATGGGCACTGAAACAGATTCTGTAGAATTTACTCTTTTCCCTGAACCTGCAAAATCATTCGACTCCGCAAGACCATTTGAAGCTCCCGAACCAGCAAAATCACCTGAAATTGCAAGACCAGTTCAAGTGGCAAAGCCAACTGAGAGAGCAGAGAACACAGAAAA ACAACAATTTACATCTAAGCTGCCGAGGCCCCCACAAAAATTGGCACAGACAAGATTGTCACGCATGTCATTGACTAAGAGCGCCACTCCAAAGGCTTCATCAG CTCCTAGGAAAATAGCACTTGGTAGCTCCTCCGCAACAAGGCCTCCAAAGCGTTGGCAGTAA
- the LOC8287383 gene encoding uncharacterized protein LOC8287383 isoform X2, translating to MEAGVEEIEVESGEVINAAAKTDRKESNSGLNQKEIFRAVEVVERDSVAIAESFTALFASLRLALSEVTNTSLDHMQCFGDAAGRLQESVLDAATKGNRYINSCLRLNEEMKGIDTLAAQF from the exons ATGGAAGCTGGAGTAGAGGAAATTGAGGTGGAAAGCGGTGAGGTGATCAATGCAGCAGCGAAAACCGACCGTAAGGAATCAAATTCCGGTTTGAATCAGAAGGAGATATTCAGAGCGGTGGAGGTCGTCGAGAGAGACTCTGTAGCCATCGCCGAGAGCTTCACTGCTCTCTTCGCTTCTCTTCGATTGGCTTTGTCTGAG GTTACCAACACGTCGCTTGATCATATGCAGTGCTTTGGTGATGCTGCTGGCCGTCTTCAGGAATCAG TGCTTGATGCAGCAACAAAAGGAAATCGCTATATAAATTCGTGTCTTAG atTGAATGAGGAAATGAAGGGAATTGACACCTTAGCTGCACAATT TTAA
- the LOC8287383 gene encoding uncharacterized protein LOC8287383 isoform X1, with translation MEAGVEEIEVESGEVINAAAKTDRKESNSGLNQKEIFRAVEVVERDSVAIAESFTALFASLRLALSEVTNTSLDHMQCFGDAAGRLQESVLDAATKGNRYINSCLRLNEEMKGIDTLAAQLKILRRNVDTLDTTVNKLLRFP, from the exons ATGGAAGCTGGAGTAGAGGAAATTGAGGTGGAAAGCGGTGAGGTGATCAATGCAGCAGCGAAAACCGACCGTAAGGAATCAAATTCCGGTTTGAATCAGAAGGAGATATTCAGAGCGGTGGAGGTCGTCGAGAGAGACTCTGTAGCCATCGCCGAGAGCTTCACTGCTCTCTTCGCTTCTCTTCGATTGGCTTTGTCTGAG GTTACCAACACGTCGCTTGATCATATGCAGTGCTTTGGTGATGCTGCTGGCCGTCTTCAGGAATCAG TGCTTGATGCAGCAACAAAAGGAAATCGCTATATAAATTCGTGTCTTAG atTGAATGAGGAAATGAAGGGAATTGACACCTTAGCTGCACAATT AAAAATCCTGAGGAGAAATGTAGATACTCTGGACACAACTGTGAATAAGCTTCTCCGTTTTCCATGA
- the LOC8287384 gene encoding transcription factor GLABRA 3-like has translation MAQEIVPENLKEQLALAVRSIQWSYAIFWSTSSRQPGVLEWGDGYYNGDIKTRKTVQSVELNADQLGLQRSEQLRELYKSLSTGEAGPQARRPTVALSPEDLTDTEWYYLVCMSFVFNIGQGLPGRTLANGHAIWLQNAQYADSKTFTRSLLAKSASIQTVVCFPFSRGVIELGVTDLVLEDPNLIQHVKTSFLEIPFPIVATNTSTRSDKDHEILEAKLVPVVGREELDAVSPNDSSDDQPAEDSFMVEGINGGASQVQSWQLMDDDFSNCVHHSLNSSDCISQTIIDPIKVVPVSNNETAHKHCLKDVQECNDTERTALDLRKDDLHYQGVLSSLLKTCHPLILGPCFQNCNKRSSFVGWKKPRLMHLPKLKSGTSQSLLKKILFQVPRMHVASLLERQEDKGNKVGVLRPEADDIGAGHETLDRKRKGQISERLMILKSIVPSMSKTDEVSILDDTIEYLQKLGKRVEELESCREFTECEARTRRKPQDAIERTSDNYGSSIIGSKQKSLINKRKAYDIDEAEAEIENIMSKEGSAENISVNINDKDVVIEIKCPWREGLLLEIIDAASHLKLDSLSVQSSTADGMLSLTIKSKKGYAALSPGTIKQAIQRVAGKC, from the exons ATGGCTCAAGAAATAGTGCCAGAGAACCTCAAGGAGCAGCTTGCTCTTGCTGTGAGGAGCATTCAGTGGAGTTACGCAATTTTCTGGTCCACTTCATCTAGACAACCAGG GGTGTTGGAGTGGGGCGATGGGTACTATAATGGAGATATAAAGACGAGGAAAACAGTTCAATCAGTAGAGCTTAATGCAGACCAACTGGGTTTACAAAGAAGCGAGCAATTGAGAGAACTTTACAAGTCTCTTTCGACAGGCGAAGCTGGTCCCCAAGCTAGGAGACCTACTGTTGCATTATCTCCAGAAGATCTTACTGATACGGAATGGTACTACTTGGTTTGCATGTCTTTCGTATTCAACATTGGCCAAGG CTTGCCAGGAAGAACCTTGGCAAATGGTCACGCTATTTGGCTGCAAAATGCTCAGTATGCTGATAGCAAAACATTCACTCGCTCTCTCCTAGCTAAG AGTGCATCTATTCAG ACTGTAGTATGCTTTCCATTCTCGAGAGGTGTGATTGAGCTGGGCGTGACCGACCTG GTTTTGGAGGACCCAAATCTCATTCAACATGTTAAAACTTCATTCTTGGAGATACCATTTCCCATTGTTGCTACAAATACTAGCACAAGAAGCGACAAAGATCACGAGATTCTTGAAGCCAAATTAGTTCCAGTTGTAGGACGTGAAGAACTAGATGCAGTTTCCCCAAATGACAGCTCTGATGATCAGCCTGCTGAAGATTCATTTATGGTGGAAGGGATAAATGGAGGAGCTTCTCAGGTACAAAGCTGGCAATTAATGGATGATGACTTCAGTAATTGTGTTCATCATTCCCTGAATTCCAGCGACTGTATATCTCAAACTATTATAGATCCTATAAAGGTTGTCCCCGTTTCGAACAATGAAACAGCACACAAGCATTGTTTGAAAGATGTTCAAGAGTGCAATGACACTGAACGGACTGCATTAGACCTTCGAAAAGACGACTTGCACTACCAAGGTGTTCTCTCGTCTCTTTTAAAGACTTGTCATCCATTAATTCTAGGACCATGTTTCCAGAACTGCAACAAGAGGTCCAGCTTCGTCGGTTGGAAGAAACCACGACTTATGCATCTTCCCAAGTTAAAAAGTGGAACCTCGCAAAGCCTATTGAAGAAGATTCTGTTTCAAGTTCCTCGGATGCACGTCGCCAGCTTGCTCGAGCGTCAAGAAGACAAGGGCAATAAAGTTGGAGTTCTGAGACCAGAGGCAGATGATATTGGTGCAGGCCACGAAACATTAGATAGGAAACGAAAAGGACAGATAAGCGAAAGATTGATGATTCTCAAATCTATTGTCCCTTCGATGAGTAAG ACTGATGAAGTATCTATCCTAGATGACACGATAGAATACCTGCAAAAGCTCGGAAAAAGGGTTGAAGAATTGGAGTCATGTAGAGAGTTCACAGAATGTGAGGCGAGAACAAGAAGGAAACCTCAAGATGCTATAGAGAGGACATCTGATAACTATGGTAGTAGTATTATTGGTAGCAAACAAAAATCACTGATAAACAAGAGAAAGGCCTATGACATTGATGAAGCAGAGGCAGAGATAGAGAATATCATGTCGAAAGAAGGTTCAGCTGAGAACATTAGTGTCAATATAAATGACAAGGATGTAGTAATTGAGATAAAGTGTCCCTGGAGGGAAGGATTATTGCTTGAGATCATCGATGCAGCAAGCCATCTGAAATTAGATTCTCTCTCGGTTCAATCATCCACAGCTGATGGGATGCTTTCTTTGACTATCAAATCTAAG AAGGGATATGCTGCATTGTCACCTGGAACAATCAAACAGGCCATCCAAAGAGTTGCTGGGAAATGTTGA